One region of Theileria equi strain WA chromosome 4 map unlocalized gcontig_1105316255039, whole genome shotgun sequence genomic DNA includes:
- a CDS encoding conserved hypothetical protein (encoded by transcript BEWA_053420A): protein MRCTLFLYILLLFARHSPARQWEPGEETEDVILDVTTPDSSSIDAVVRSPYGITTYLYAVKPGHRVSAVKHGEDNLWTRTDDCSFEHAVATLYEKGTPSFILVCFKGRYAEKRWSYYGKNDNEWKKTTEEEFYKSFNRRVITSITLDSVSLRINGSNDPKRFYANTSPRFPFLAYIPNVGYRIHEVIYTKYPGSAGGNSGDVSSVVWKANSEDERCLHAYFYPKSGPKLGHLLIQDSNGTSKLFYKRREHEWILSSEDEYRRCLVHAGFNASEFDDSVTADIRNVDSNLFYIKNFTIAGHMAYLFAPFVGFKLKYITDDGVTIWNATNDLEHCTHVNLIYQAELLLSCYILVNDPKNGRKVLYFVKKDKEWKEVHKDEYYDYLVDRNENIHTHKGDGKVIMSSFKNRQGIKIVTYASRVENAKGDIILSHGIRSHFKSEFCASSTDWNYRHFGSPVSPGLSAYFVDDQRHADILVSSYKHLFENVRWEGMNVFEVTPRYDYRHSFVEALNRMGYNVYGLDLQSHGLSESQTEKRCYVSDFKDYVYDVLQFVSIVKRGKFSDSSEKWDEDILYNSVPTDRKVLLLGNSMGGNLIIQAVQEFHRNAEKGAKLIDGLIVTSGMFNLDHYFRGYNKTMVYHILGALAWKSPEKDNNYEDFLNYGEFFELFIRHKDPFFQTKRLVFKTTFSLLSACDDVKKSENMVSYPRDLPTLLFHTVDDTVCSIKGSRDVLESLDGDANAKLVELSGSLHYITAAQPLFLIKPHIKEWLEQYT, encoded by the coding sequence ATGAGATGTACATTATTCCTTTACATACTACTTCTCTTTGCGCGGCATAGTCCAGCGAGACAGTGGGAGCCCGGGGAAGAAACCGAAGACGTCATTCTCGATGTTACTACCCCggattcttcttccattgaTGCAGTCGTGAGGAGCCCTTACGGGATTACCACATATCTCTACGCCGTAAAACCTGGCCACAGGGTTTCCGCAGTAAAGCATGGAGAAGACAACCTCTGGACACGTACCGACGACTGCTCGTTTGAGCACGCGGTAGCCACGCTTTACGAAAAAGGGACTCCAAGCTTCATATTGGTCTGTTTTAAAGGTAGATATGCCGAGAAGAGATGGTCGTACTACGGGAAGAATGACAACGAGTGGAAGAAGACCAcggaagaagagttttacAAGAGTTTTAATCGTCGAGTAATCACAAGTATTACACTCGACAGCGTATCTTTAAGGATAAATGGTTCAAACGACCCAAAAAGGTTTTATGCCAACACCTCACCAAGATTCCCATTCCTTGCCTACATCCCAAATGTTGGTTATAGGATACATGAGGTGATATACACTAAATATCCTGGTTCTGCTGGTGGTAATAGTGGAGATGTAAGTTCAGTTGTATGGAAGGCAAATTCAGAGGACGAGAGATGCCTCCACGCCTACTTTTACCCAAAGAGTGGGCCTAAACTTGGTCATCTTTTGATACAAGATAGTAATGGAACAAGTAAACTATTTTACAAACGGAGAGAACACGAGTGGATACTCTCCAGtgaggatgaatatagaCGATGCCTCGTGCATGCAGGTTTTAACGCCTCTGAGTTTGACGATAGCGTTACAGCAGACATAAGAAACGTTGACTCAAACTTGTTTTATATCAAGAACTTTACAATCGCGGGTCATATGGCGTATCTATTTGCGCCGTTTGTTGGTTTTAAACTGAAATATATTACAGACGATGGAGTCACGATTTGGAATGCCACAAATGATTTGGAGCATTGCACCCACGTAAATTTAATCTACCAAGCAGAGCTTTTGTTATCCTGCTATATTCTAGTCAATGATCCAAAGAACGGTCGTAAGGTTTTATACTTTGTCAAGAAagacaaggaatggaaagaGGTCCACAAGGATGAATACTATGACTATCTGGTTGATAGGAATGAGAATATACACACCCACAAGGGCGACGGTAAAGTCATCATGAGTAGTTTTAAGAATAGGCAAGGCATAAAGATTGTAACGTATGCCTCTAGAGTAGAAAACGCCAAGGGAGACATCATTTTATCTCATGGAATCCGCTCGCATTTCAAATCGGAATTTTGTGCCTCGAGTACAGATTGGAATTATAGGCACTTTGGATCCCCCGTTTCCCCTGGTTTAAGCGCGTATTTTGTCGACGACCAGAGACACGCAGACATCCTAGTTTCAAGCTACAAGCATCTTTTTGAGAATGTGAGGTGGGAGGGGATGAACGTCTTTGAAGTGACTCCCAGATATGACTATAGGCATAGCTTTGTAGAAGCCCTTAATAGGATGGGTTACAATGTATATGGTTTAGACTTGCAATCACACGGTCTTTCTGAATCCCAAACAGAGAAACGATGCTATGTTAGTGATTTCAAGGATTACGTTTATGACGTGCTTCAGTTTGTTAGTATTGTCAAGAGGGGCAAGTTTAGTGACTCCTCTGAAAAGTGGGATGAAGAtattttgtacaatagTGTTCCCACGGATAGGAAAGTCTTATTACTAGGAAACTCAATGGGAGGTAATCTGATCATTCAGGCTGTGCAAGAGTTTCATAGGAATGCTGAAAAGGGAGCGAAGCTTATAGACGGCCTAATTGTAACTTCTGGAATGTTTAATCTAGATCATTATTTCAGGGGCTATAACAAGACGATGGTGTATCACATTCTAGGCGCTCTTGCATGGAAATCACCGGAAAAAGACAATAATTATGAAGACTTTTTAAACTATGGAGAGTTTTTTGAGCTCTTCATTAGACACAAAGACCCGTTCTTTCAGACGAAACGACTGGTATTCAAGACCACGTTTTCTCTACTCAGTGCATGTGATGATGTAAAAAAGTCTGAGAACATGGTATCGTACCCTAGAGACCTACCGACACTGCTTTTTCATACTGTAGATGACACAGTGTGTAGTATCAAGGGGTCAAGGGATGTTTTGGAATCTCTTGACGGCGACGCCAACGCAAAGTTGGTAGAACTGAGTGGCTCACTTCACTATATTACAGCCGCTCAGCCTTTATTTCTCATTAAACCGCACATTAAGGAATGGCTAGAGCAATACACATAG
- a CDS encoding hypothetical protein (encoded by transcript BEWA_053430A), which produces MMSKEAEMATSTTTTHRDRLRKFTAFLSGLALYQLPHIAFSASRYTLVRFQVPSAYVGLFINRMIISSRIFSLITIGLATMCDQFGMPGIIQVGKASVIFLAASLSSILFVYCIGGEQGYLTLYYWTISISSMVLGASFVFVVKIVSSEIVYLMAALPITGIVVSSYHLAFLMITNYITVSDIPFWLVFWQIVIGITIVSLTVVMLYSVYDNDKPVEARVDTLEKLLKVGVAASGAVGGSLGKATETFMEAVGKAWSPILLITLGYGLQNAFYPGIAPYKLIGPNLGYWIDLTVLFTNAIPPLFILVLKEKEIAPNVSWKEYPGWHWSWLFFLCQMLCAVIFLWCLHFPGWSISKAVKGSTVLLGFLTVTYDFCAQSARNIGTSGASVQGCKENSRMDTLNSFSYSFSQVIFAFLGDGYLRVYSKYEKDRNNWPTKHYGNFRAFRYWIWTATKVSFKAIGGSFCLDVRGSIVEKREFLFIVYSDDTDNSSNPPKAKDPKVMKIVHGI; this is translated from the exons ATGATGAGTAAGGAAGCTGAGATGGCTACAagtactactactactcaTCGAGATAGGCTGAGGAAGTTCACGGCATTCCTGTCTGGACTGGCCTTGTACCAGCTCCCTCATATAGCATTTTCTGCTAGTAGGTACACGCTGGTTAGGTTCCAGGTTCCATCGGCATACGTGGGTCTCTTTATCAACAGGATGATTATATCCAGTAGGATTTTTTCTCTCATCACCATTGGACTTGCGACGATGTGTGATCAGTTTGGAATGCCAGGTATCATACAAGTAGGAAAGGCAAGTGTTATATTCCTAGCAGCATCCTTGTCATCCATACTCTTTGTCTACTGCATTGGAGGGGAACAGGGCTATCTCACcctctactactggacCATTTCTATCTCCTCTATGGTACTTGGAGCttcttttgtttttgtggtaAAGATCGTGTCGAGTGAGATTGTATACCTTATGGCTGCTTTGCCCATAACTGGTATAGTAGTATCGTCATATCACCTCGCCTTCTTGATGATCACCAACTACATTACAGTCTCTGACATTCCCTTCTGGCTTGTCTTTTGGCAGATTGTCATTGGGATCACGATAGTTAGTTTGACTGTTGTCATGTTGTATTCAGTTTATGATAATGATAAGCCAGTTGAAGCTAGAGTAGACACCCTTGAAAAACTATTGAAAGTTGGTGTTGCTGCTAGTGGAGCTGTTGGAGGATCTCTTGGTAAGGCTACTG AGACATTTATGGAGGCAGTTGGCAAGGCATGGTCTCCAATTCTTTTAATCACTCTGGGATATGGTCTTCAAAATGCCTTTTATCCAGGTATAGCCCCTTACAAGTTGATTGGTCCTAATCTAGGGTACTGGATAGATTTAACTGTTTTATTCACAAATGCTATACCGCCGCTCTTTATTCTTGTCTTGAAGGAGAAAGAAATAGCTCCAAATGTTTCATGGAAAGAATATCCCGGATGGCATTGGTCTTGGCTATTTTTCCTATGCCAAATGCTCTGTGCAGTGATCTTCCTTTGGTGCCTTCATTTCCCAGGGTGGAGTATATCAAAAGCGGTAAAGGGTAGCACGGTACTCTTAGGGTTTCTCACCGTTACATATGATTTTTGTGCTCAGTCCGCCAGAAATATTGGAACGAGCGGAGCTTCTGTGCAAGGTTGTAAAGAGAACTCTAGGATGGACACACTAAACTCCTTTTCGTACTCATTCTCACAAGTCATCTTTGCGTTTCTGGGTGACGGTTACCTCAGAGTAtactccaagtatgagaAGGATAGAAACAACTGGCCTACCAAACACTATGGCAACTTTAGGGCATTCCGATATTGGATTTGGACAGCCACAAAGGTATCTTTTAAAGCCATCGGTGGTTCCTTTTGTCTTGATGTTAGAGGATCTATCGTTGAAAAGAGAGAGTTTCTCtttattgtctattctgATGACACTGATAATAGTAGCAATCCTCCTAAGGCAAAAGATCCTAAAGTAATGAAGATAGTTCACGGTATATAG
- a CDS encoding conserved hypothetical protein (encoded by transcript BEWA_053400A): protein MTSGDDSHGDSGPQVTHVPGFGAGKPDEAWKRSLARNSGFYKYPHEFSEKDLSEAELNDKFERLIKADDPKSACTPLQLEEFRCLNKNGYHTDPEYASTKCVKWYHEWLQCKWDEEKLKFGYNYMEGRPQRKHKAYIAAPNYQYS from the exons ATGACCTCCGGCGATGACTCGCACGGCGATTCTGGCCCCCAAGTGACGCACGTTCCTGGCTTTGGTGCGGGCAAGCCGGACGAGGCCTGGAAGAGATCCCTGGCCAGGAATTCCGGCTTCTACAAGTACCCACACGAGTTTAGTGAAAAGGATTTGTCAGAAGCTGAACTGAACGACAAATTTGAGCGTCTGATAAAGGCGGACGACCCAAAGTCGGCCTGTACCCCTCTGCAGCTGGAGGAGTTCCGCTGTCTAAATAAAAACGGCTACCATACG GACCCGGAGTACGCCTCGACCAAGTGCGTTAAATGGTACCACGAGTGGCTGCAGTGCAAGTGGGACGAGGAGAAGCTCAAGTTTGGCTACAACTACATGGAAGGAAGGCCTCAGAGGAAACACAAGGCCTACATTGCCGCCCCAAACTACCAGTACTCTTGA
- a CDS encoding conserved hypothetical protein (encoded by transcript BEWA_053440A) has protein sequence MEGEKVKKHRPYPGTMWVSSSRLRMAIAKSKKAMEDRKKNAYECFRKVVHDTHKYVFMLIAYCMAPLSGVSLLLESIFHCENIANKCYLSYIITGSISTMMSLIRLKMSFTALVIGFWLLIPTLVMFVPVIYFGNGQTAKILFIILCGVAGILEAPILQASTFVISKLFLNSAASTLYSGYPFGSISMGLFQLVMEHMIGTGSTPQMRLCATLCYGVRVVVGIFTALWITYLYMRYDERVKEEEKKAVEEKKKKQSQENTNGAVASTNSSEPTKVRLLGKVIVVVPYYSPRLVIQTVGTVLRVFFHPCLILFLIDLSNREKLVISLSFMFCDFIGVNYASNFDETIDPSEKTPSQSHFLFLITRDLTLHLIWISTISLATFIVWNIWTCKFELTNSSFFLLLLASINGFIGGIFTGRGLNGCFPILEYYNGQGVIGDDIIKLDNIINDIALSFDYIMCFLMPLFSNITERFILNHKNSREYILRNNKGDLSIETVRALLMQFKGSL, from the coding sequence ATGGAGGGTGAGAAAGTGAAGAAGCACCGTCCTTACCCGGGCACGATGTGGGTATCCTCGTCAAGACTTCGTATGGCAATAGCCAAATCAAAGAAGGCAATGGAGGATAGGAAGAAAAATGCATATGAATGTTTTAGAAAGGTGGTCCATGACACCCACAAGTATGTCTTTATGTTGATTGCATACTGCATGGCACCCCTCTCTGGTGTTTCTCTGCTTCTTGAAAGTATCTTCCACTGCGAAAACATCGCAAACAAGTGTTACTTGTCATATATTATCACTGGCTCTATCTCCACCATGATGTCTCTCATTCGCCTGAAAATGAGCTTCACCGCCTTGGTAATTGGCTTCTGGCTACTTATCCCTACTCTGGTCATGTTCGTCCCAGTCATATACTTTGGTAACGGGCAAACTGCCAAGATTCtatttatcattctttgtGGAGTAGCTGGGATTCTCGAGGCGCCAATTCTTCAGGCATCCACATTTGTGATATCAAAGCTATTCCTAAATTCTGCAGCTTCAACTCTCTATTCTGGCTACCCATTTGGATCGATCTCCATGGGACTGTTCCAGCTAGTCATGGAGCATATGATAGGAACCGGTAGTACACCTCAGATGAGATTATGCGCGACTCTATGCTATGGAGTCAGAGTAGTCGTCGGAATTTTCACGGCCTTGTGGATCACCTATCTCTACATGAGGTATGACGAGCGTGTCaaagaggaggaaaagaagGCCGTagaagagaaaaagaagaagcaaAGCCAGGAGAATACTAACGGTGCTGTTGCCAGCACTAACAGCAGTGAACCAACAAAGGTAAGATTGCTAGGCAAAGTCATAGTGGTTGTGCCGTATTATTCACCTCGTCTTGTTATACAGACCGTTGGAACTGTCCTGAGGGTGTTCTTTCATCCCTGTCTCATACTGTTCCTCATAGATTTGTCTAACAGAGAGAAGCTTGTCATCTCGCTGTCTTTCATGTTCTGTGACTTTATAGGCGTAAATTATGCCAgcaattttgatgaaacCATTGACCCATCTGAAAAGACTCCTTCTCAGtctcattttttatttttaatcaCAAGGGATTTGACTCTCCATCTTATATGGATATCAACTATTTCTCTTGCTACATTTATCGtctggaacatttggaCCTGCAAATTTGAATTAACCAACTCTtcgttcttcctcctcctcTTGGCATCCATAAATGGCTTTATCGGAGGAATCTTTACTGGAAGAGGACTAAATGGTTGCTTTCCCATCCTAGAATATTATAATGGACAGGGAGTTATAGGAGATGATATCATAAAACTTGACAATATCATTAACGATATCGCACTTTCTTTCGATTACATCATGTGCTTTTTAATGCCTCTATTCTCCAACATTACTGAAAGATTCATACTCaatcacaaaaattccagagaatatattctcaGAAACAACAAGGGCGATTTATCAATCGAAACTGTACGAGCTTtattaatgcagtttaaaGGGTCATTATAA
- a CDS encoding 60S ribosomal protein L28, putative (encoded by transcript BEWA_053410A) — MVGTGQEFQVSCHAPDCLVWEITRKSHAFLKKSGFTEFSLEPFNLVGKNTPKYTGFSHKPVLDIVLTSNGSLAIQKTRKLLETRSPANNKSAKKVAKCLKNLPSLRKTVREHRPDLAKDFLLKFVKLVHAKTDDKSE; from the exons ATGGTCGGAACCGGACAGGAATTTCAAGTTTCATGCCACGCTCCAGACTGCTTGGTCTGGGAAATCACCCGCAAAAGCCACGCTTTCTTGAAAAAGTCTGGCTTCACCGAGTTCTCCTTGGAGCCATTCAACCTCGTTGGAAAGAACACCCCAAAGTACACTG GATTCTCTCACAAGCCAGTCCTTGACATTGTTCTCACCAGCAATGGCTCATTGGCCATCCAAAAGACCCGCAAGTTGCTCGAAACAAG GAGCCCTGCAAACAACAAGAGCGCCAAAAAGGTCGCCAAGTGCCTCAAGAACTTGCCAAGTTTGCGCAAAACCGTCAGGGAACACAGACCAGACTTGGCCAAGGACTTTCTCCTCAAGTTTGTCAAGCTCGTCCACGCCAAGACCGATGACAAGAgtgaataa